From a region of the uncultured Draconibacterium sp. genome:
- a CDS encoding deoxynucleoside kinase yields the protein MQFLVIEGNIGAGKSTLSRMIAEDYNAKLVLEQFADNPFLPKFYQDKERYSFPLELSFLADRYTQIKNEVLNLDLFHSFMVADYYFAKTAIFAENTLKKDEYHLFRQIFNIIFESMPKPDLYVYLHSDVDRLMKNIKMRGRDYEQNMDPVYLGKIGDGYFNFFKQISTFPILIIDINGIDFVKNPDHYQQLKSAIFNSEYKLGINRLIL from the coding sequence ATGCAGTTTCTGGTAATTGAGGGAAATATAGGGGCAGGCAAATCAACACTTTCGCGAATGATTGCCGAAGATTACAACGCCAAACTGGTGTTGGAACAATTTGCCGACAATCCTTTTTTACCCAAGTTTTACCAGGACAAAGAACGCTATTCATTTCCGCTGGAACTTTCGTTCCTGGCCGACCGCTATACGCAAATCAAAAACGAAGTGCTCAACCTCGATCTTTTTCACTCGTTTATGGTGGCCGACTACTATTTCGCCAAAACAGCCATTTTTGCCGAAAACACCCTAAAAAAAGACGAGTACCACCTGTTCCGGCAAATCTTCAACATTATTTTCGAATCGATGCCCAAACCCGACTTGTATGTTTACCTCCATTCGGATGTCGACCGGCTGATGAAAAATATAAAAATGCGCGGGCGCGATTATGAACAAAATATGGATCCTGTTTACCTGGGGAAAATCGGTGATGGATACTTTAACTTTTTTAAACAAATTTCCACCTTCCCTATCCTGATTATTGACATTAACGGCATTGATTTTGTTAAAAATCCCGACCATTATCAGCAATTGAAATCGGCCATTTTTAATAGTGAATATAAATTAGGAATAAACCGTCTGATATTGTGA
- a CDS encoding dipeptidase, which produces MEYINKYVEENKDRFLEELFGLIRIPSISSIAAHKPDMYKAAEYWKKTLLEAGADKAEVFETAGNPVTYGEKIIDPALPTVLVYGHMDVMPVDPIDLWDTPPFEPQVRDGKIYARGADDDKGQGMMHAKAFELMVKTNTLPCNVKFMIEGEEEVGSPNLGLWCEQNKEMLKADIILVSDTSMLAADIPSITTGLRGLAYWQVEVTGPNRDLHSGIFGGAVANPINVLCSMIDQMVDADGKITIPGFYDTVQEVSAEERALLAKAPFNEDAYKKAIGVDELKGEKGFTPSEHTGIRPSFDVCGIWGGYTGEGAKTVLPSKAFAKISSRLVPDQDHEKIAVLFKEHFESIAPKSVKVEVTSLHGGPAYVCPIDIPAYQAAEKAYTDTFGKRPVPVRSGGSIPIISTFEKVLGIKSVLMGFGLESDAIHSPNENYPLEQFYKGIKTIPLFYKYFAEMSK; this is translated from the coding sequence ATGGAGTACATTAATAAATATGTAGAGGAAAACAAAGACCGGTTTTTGGAGGAATTATTCGGATTGATTCGCATTCCGTCGATCAGTTCGATTGCCGCTCATAAACCGGATATGTATAAAGCTGCCGAATACTGGAAAAAGACATTGCTGGAAGCGGGTGCTGACAAAGCCGAAGTTTTTGAAACCGCCGGTAATCCGGTTACTTATGGCGAAAAGATCATCGATCCCGCACTGCCAACCGTATTGGTTTACGGGCACATGGATGTTATGCCCGTTGATCCCATCGATTTATGGGACACACCACCGTTTGAACCACAAGTGCGCGACGGAAAAATATACGCCCGTGGTGCCGACGACGATAAAGGTCAGGGAATGATGCACGCTAAAGCTTTCGAGCTGATGGTAAAAACCAACACCCTGCCCTGCAACGTAAAATTTATGATTGAAGGCGAAGAGGAAGTGGGATCGCCAAACCTCGGACTTTGGTGTGAACAAAACAAAGAAATGCTAAAAGCCGATATTATCCTGGTATCAGACACTTCGATGCTGGCTGCCGATATTCCATCAATTACCACCGGATTGCGCGGACTGGCTTACTGGCAGGTGGAAGTTACCGGCCCTAACCGCGACCTGCACTCAGGTATATTTGGCGGTGCGGTTGCCAACCCGATTAATGTACTCTGTTCGATGATCGACCAGATGGTTGATGCAGATGGCAAAATCACTATTCCGGGATTTTACGACACCGTACAGGAAGTTTCGGCCGAAGAACGTGCCTTGCTGGCTAAAGCTCCGTTTAATGAGGATGCCTACAAAAAAGCCATTGGCGTTGACGAGCTAAAAGGAGAAAAAGGATTTACGCCAAGCGAGCACACCGGAATTCGTCCGTCGTTTGATGTATGTGGCATTTGGGGAGGTTACACCGGCGAAGGTGCAAAAACTGTTTTGCCATCAAAAGCATTTGCAAAAATCTCATCGCGTTTGGTTCCCGATCAGGATCACGAAAAAATAGCCGTACTTTTTAAAGAGCACTTCGAGAGTATTGCGCCAAAATCGGTAAAAGTAGAGGTTACCTCGTTACACGGAGGTCCGGCTTATGTTTGCCCGATTGATATTCCAGCCTACCAGGCTGCTGAAAAAGCTTACACCGATACTTTTGGCAAACGCCCGGTACCGGTTCGCTCTGGAGGAAGTATACCAATCATTTCCACTTTTGAGAAGGTGCTTGGTATTAAATCGGTATTAATGGGATTCGGACTGGAATCGGATGCAATTCATTCACCCAACGAAAATTACCCGCTGGAACAGTTTTACAAAGGCATAAAAACCATTCCGCTGTTTTATAAGTATTTTGCGGAAATGAGTAAGTAA
- a CDS encoding DUF6261 family protein gives MEILKIDLSRLRNEEHHNFHNEVNELIVRFTVDALKIQRYYPAFEAALADESAALDLVQKSIFTGPIADADHERDTITLGMEDMVDAALRHFNEDVREAARKLKIVFDGFDGITTKPYDQQTAATDKLTELLETKYADDVALVGLTVWVPELKAKNQAVVALVGERYTDESGKPPLKMKAARKQLDAAYRNVAKLVDALIFVRGSEDYEAFISELNQRIEKYNNRLSLRDGRNKKDNDPEEE, from the coding sequence ATGGAAATTTTAAAAATTGATCTTTCGCGACTTCGCAACGAAGAGCACCACAACTTTCACAACGAGGTAAACGAACTAATTGTTCGTTTTACCGTTGACGCACTAAAAATTCAGCGTTATTACCCTGCTTTCGAAGCAGCCCTGGCCGATGAAAGTGCAGCCCTGGATTTAGTTCAAAAAAGTATTTTTACAGGTCCCATTGCCGATGCCGACCACGAGCGCGATACCATAACTCTTGGTATGGAAGATATGGTTGACGCTGCCTTGCGCCATTTTAACGAAGACGTACGCGAAGCCGCCCGAAAACTTAAAATTGTTTTTGATGGTTTCGATGGCATCACCACAAAACCCTACGACCAGCAAACAGCGGCTACCGATAAACTTACTGAACTTCTGGAAACAAAGTATGCCGACGATGTGGCATTGGTTGGCCTTACTGTATGGGTGCCCGAGTTAAAAGCCAAAAACCAGGCAGTGGTTGCATTGGTGGGCGAGCGCTACACCGATGAATCGGGCAAACCACCGTTAAAAATGAAGGCTGCCCGCAAACAACTTGACGCGGCTTACCGTAATGTTGCCAAATTGGTAGATGCTTTGATTTTTGTTCGCGGATCGGAAGATTATGAAGCTTTTATTTCGGAGCTAAACCAACGTATTGAAAAATACAACAATCGCCTTAGTCTGCGCGATGGGAGAAATAAGAAAGACAATGATCCGGAGGAAGAATAA
- a CDS encoding T9SS type A sorting domain-containing protein has product MKKILPLTLIILSIASNVFSQCDDLTRQTPLGTNVKACSSGGYSQAVVNATDQYTRSYAIEVFDNGTNDYNCHGYAWHVDYGGDEVWINNLYTEAENINNYWEDGSYIELNSQPSSTAHVKVFYGSNDASDGYDDDHSAVTTSNSNVFISKMGCGVLCSHLKSNSPYDNSDLRYFSLLKMDASTNIVCYGSTATFTTPDYVNCTFNWTYNTNLLNYVSGQGTKTFVVEPKTSTSCGEAWVKLELTIDLDVTREITKTVWVGTPDHDNISITGDDWVVPKNSIFMATASEEMYIDDYQWDLPYGFNITMGQGTYTIRFNAPSGFGSDYYGLQLHNTCGTSGRNYMMYEAPFKSVLIVSPNPTSGETTVSIEPEVTQDEFLKSTSTETTLDENTEWDIEVYDNMQSLKLKKQKLKGKSTRIGTQSWKEGVYMVRVKYNGEILTGKLIVK; this is encoded by the coding sequence ATGAAAAAGATATTACCATTAACGCTAATAATACTATCAATTGCCTCCAATGTATTTAGTCAATGTGATGATTTAACTAGGCAAACGCCTTTGGGAACTAATGTTAAAGCATGTAGTAGCGGTGGATATTCTCAGGCTGTTGTAAATGCAACAGATCAGTATACTCGTTCTTATGCAATAGAAGTGTTTGATAATGGAACGAATGATTACAATTGCCATGGTTATGCCTGGCATGTCGATTATGGAGGAGATGAAGTCTGGATAAATAATTTATACACCGAAGCGGAAAATATAAATAATTACTGGGAAGATGGCAGTTATATTGAGTTGAATAGTCAACCTTCTTCTACCGCACATGTAAAAGTTTTTTATGGTTCAAATGATGCCTCAGATGGTTATGATGACGATCATTCAGCAGTTACGACCTCAAATTCAAATGTCTTTATTTCAAAAATGGGGTGTGGAGTACTTTGCTCTCATCTTAAATCAAACTCCCCCTATGACAATTCGGATTTGAGGTATTTTTCATTGTTAAAAATGGATGCATCTACTAATATCGTTTGCTACGGTAGCACAGCAACTTTTACAACTCCAGACTATGTTAATTGCACCTTTAACTGGACCTACAATACTAATCTTCTTAATTATGTATCAGGGCAAGGAACTAAAACATTTGTTGTTGAACCAAAGACATCGACTAGTTGTGGAGAAGCTTGGGTAAAATTGGAGTTAACGATTGATCTTGATGTTACAAGAGAAATAACAAAAACCGTATGGGTAGGTACTCCGGATCATGATAATATAAGCATTACGGGTGACGATTGGGTAGTGCCGAAAAACAGTATTTTTATGGCTACAGCTTCCGAAGAAATGTATATTGATGATTACCAATGGGATCTCCCTTATGGGTTTAATATTACAATGGGGCAAGGTACTTACACCATCCGTTTTAATGCTCCTTCTGGATTTGGCTCCGATTATTACGGATTGCAGTTGCACAATACTTGTGGAACTTCCGGACGGAATTATATGATGTATGAGGCACCATTTAAAAGCGTACTAATCGTAAGCCCCAACCCAACCAGTGGTGAAACCACTGTAAGTATTGAGCCGGAAGTTACTCAAGACGAATTTCTAAAATCCACCTCAACCGAAACAACATTAGACGAAAACACCGAATGGGATATAGAAGTATACGATAATATGCAAAGTCTGAAACTTAAAAAACAAAAACTAAAAGGCAAAAGCACAAGAATAGGTACCCAAAGCTGGAAAGAGGGTGTTTATATGGTACGTGTTAAGTATAACGGGGAAATACTTACCGGTAAGCTGATCGTGAAATAA
- a CDS encoding alpha-L-fucosidase, whose protein sequence is MNRLVLFALFALLFISCDSKKEQKPKKNVELSAHDQKMEWWREARFGMFIHWGLYAEPAGEWKGERIPGISEWIMANAKIPVKEYEKLAESFNPDKYDAEAWVKLAKYAGMKYIVITSKHHDGFAMFHSKASKYNIVDATPFDRDPLKELAEVCKREGIRLGFYYSQAQDWHEPGGTYWNIEEGEPHWDPDLKREPLMNYINGKAVPQVKEILENYGGLDILWWDTPRGMTEEAANALKAVTNDYPNLITNNRLYRPWPGDFQTPEQHVPPTGLDYDWEVCMTMNTSWGYKWYDENWKSTEELIKMLVDIASKGGNLLLNVGPTATGEFPKASVERLKEMGHWMQQNGESIYGTSASPFYKLPWGRCTTKKEGGVTNLYLHVFDWPKDGLLSVPGLEANVRDVYLLSNPKQHFAWKFEEGDLHVHAPSVIFNEINTVVVVKIRGEMTVTSNKPRLKEGSILLPADFADIYNPGYGEHAVLKGSGSNSIIANWVDARARLEWVFDAEPGNYRVEALVWSAEKGGVTVSLGDQKINAEIPDTGEDYELVKLGEVEIMESGEQAISLLPAAENKSDKQLMYLELTKL, encoded by the coding sequence ATGAACCGCTTAGTACTTTTTGCCTTGTTTGCGCTGCTATTTATTTCGTGCGATTCGAAGAAAGAGCAGAAGCCCAAAAAGAATGTTGAACTATCTGCGCACGACCAGAAAATGGAGTGGTGGCGCGAAGCCCGCTTTGGAATGTTTATTCACTGGGGGCTGTATGCCGAACCGGCAGGAGAATGGAAAGGCGAGCGTATTCCTGGGATCAGCGAGTGGATTATGGCCAATGCGAAAATTCCGGTAAAGGAATACGAAAAACTGGCTGAATCGTTTAATCCTGATAAATACGATGCCGAAGCATGGGTGAAACTGGCTAAATATGCCGGAATGAAATATATTGTAATAACCTCGAAACACCACGATGGTTTTGCCATGTTTCACTCAAAAGCGAGCAAATACAATATTGTTGATGCTACTCCTTTTGATCGCGATCCGTTAAAAGAGCTTGCCGAAGTTTGTAAGAGAGAGGGGATACGATTGGGATTTTACTACTCGCAGGCGCAAGACTGGCACGAACCGGGCGGAACTTACTGGAACATTGAAGAGGGTGAACCGCATTGGGATCCTGACTTGAAACGCGAGCCACTTATGAATTACATTAACGGAAAAGCAGTGCCGCAGGTAAAAGAGATTCTGGAAAATTATGGTGGCTTGGATATTTTGTGGTGGGACACACCACGGGGAATGACCGAAGAAGCGGCTAACGCTTTGAAAGCAGTGACGAATGATTATCCGAACCTGATAACGAATAACCGCTTGTATCGACCGTGGCCCGGCGATTTTCAGACACCCGAGCAGCATGTGCCGCCAACAGGATTAGATTACGATTGGGAGGTGTGTATGACTATGAACACCAGCTGGGGCTATAAATGGTACGACGAAAACTGGAAATCGACAGAAGAGCTGATCAAAATGTTAGTTGATATTGCCAGCAAAGGCGGAAATCTGTTGCTGAATGTTGGACCAACTGCAACCGGAGAGTTTCCGAAAGCCAGTGTTGAGCGGTTAAAAGAAATGGGACACTGGATGCAGCAAAATGGCGAATCGATATACGGTACCAGTGCCAGTCCGTTTTATAAATTGCCCTGGGGGCGTTGCACCACAAAAAAGGAGGGCGGCGTAACCAATCTCTACCTGCATGTTTTTGATTGGCCAAAAGATGGTTTGCTCAGCGTACCGGGTTTGGAAGCGAATGTACGTGACGTTTACCTGTTGTCGAATCCGAAGCAACATTTTGCCTGGAAATTTGAAGAGGGTGATTTACATGTTCATGCGCCATCGGTAATATTTAATGAGATAAATACGGTTGTGGTGGTGAAGATTCGCGGAGAAATGACGGTAACAAGTAATAAGCCACGTTTAAAAGAAGGTAGTATTTTGCTACCCGCTGATTTTGCCGATATCTATAATCCGGGTTATGGCGAACATGCCGTTTTAAAGGGTAGTGGTTCAAACTCAATAATTGCTAACTGGGTTGATGCACGAGCACGACTGGAATGGGTTTTTGATGCAGAACCGGGTAACTACCGCGTTGAAGCCTTGGTGTGGAGCGCTGAAAAAGGCGGTGTGACAGTTAGCTTAGGCGATCAGAAAATAAACGCTGAAATTCCTGATACCGGTGAGGATTATGAACTGGTAAAGCTGGGTGAAGTAGAAATAATGGAAAGTGGTGAGCAAGCCATTTCATTGTTGCCTGCAGCCGAAAATAAAAGCGATAAACAGTTGATGTATTTGGAGTTAACAAAGTTGTAG
- a CDS encoding 4Fe-4S binding protein, which translates to MTNKTCLIFCNCGAGIISDEKKEELSEAFKPLGVDIYELHDLCAFSLSEKDFLHQLDKDYDKKLIAACYPRAIKNMFEQNGVQLSNFEVFNFRETDTEQITAEISGNIDETQDETFYEVKNTDLKVPAWYPIIDESRCTLCGQCARFCVFGVYSYNKKSLKVVNPLSCKNNCPACGRTCPASAIIFPRLPENSALSGAEPGEDKKPSGNNQKGNLFVMLNERNNARRNIFKQGAFQQAEEEKKKALEELKNSFKKPKGNA; encoded by the coding sequence ATGACAAACAAAACTTGCCTGATTTTTTGCAACTGTGGTGCAGGAATCATTTCCGACGAAAAGAAGGAAGAGCTTTCTGAAGCTTTTAAACCGCTCGGAGTTGATATATACGAGCTACATGATTTGTGTGCTTTCTCGCTGAGTGAAAAAGATTTCCTGCACCAACTTGATAAAGACTACGATAAAAAACTAATTGCTGCCTGTTACCCGCGAGCCATAAAAAATATGTTCGAACAGAACGGAGTACAACTTAGCAATTTCGAGGTATTTAATTTCAGGGAAACCGACACCGAACAGATTACAGCTGAGATTTCAGGTAATATCGACGAAACACAAGACGAAACTTTTTACGAGGTAAAAAATACCGACCTGAAAGTTCCGGCCTGGTACCCGATTATCGACGAATCGCGCTGCACACTTTGCGGACAATGTGCACGATTCTGCGTTTTTGGCGTTTATTCGTACAACAAAAAAAGCCTCAAGGTTGTCAATCCGCTGTCGTGTAAAAACAACTGTCCGGCTTGCGGACGAACCTGCCCGGCATCGGCAATTATTTTTCCACGATTACCCGAAAATTCGGCCTTATCAGGTGCTGAACCAGGCGAGGATAAAAAGCCATCGGGCAACAATCAAAAAGGAAATCTGTTTGTTATGCTGAACGAACGCAACAATGCCCGCAGAAATATTTTCAAACAAGGCGCTTTTCAACAAGCCGAAGAAGAGAAGAAAAAGGCCCTGGAAGAATTGAAGAACAGCTTTAAAAAACCAAAAGGCAATGCTTAA
- a CDS encoding radical SAM protein produces the protein MLKQLLKTDKKCLYKFTYNMGIKGARGIQRFQKRLKKGDFFPAFHFISVTDDCNLNCQGCWVTHKKQNARMSPEMLDSIITQSKAKGSYFFGILGGEPLMYKPLLDVFEKHSDCYFQLFTNGTLLTKDIAERLRKLANVSPLISFEGDNEVADVRRGGKNVYQKAQAAIDHSTDAGLITGVAMSVCKSNIDLAFSDEFIQSLIDRGVLYLWYYIYRPAGQNATVDLCLSAEQIEQLRQFMVDARQKYNIAIIDAYWDENGKGLCPAASGLSHHINASGDIEPCPVIQFATNNVADSDLESIYRNSTFLAGFKTEIPKLTTGCILMDDPQWLVNYTKQHAAKDTSGRDNEAERLNQMVKVSSHGSAKPVREKSWVYRFAKKRAFFGFGAYG, from the coding sequence ATGCTTAAACAATTGTTGAAAACAGATAAAAAATGCCTGTATAAGTTTACATACAACATGGGCATAAAAGGCGCCCGTGGTATTCAGCGTTTTCAAAAACGTTTGAAAAAAGGCGACTTCTTTCCGGCATTTCATTTTATTTCGGTTACCGACGATTGCAACCTGAATTGCCAGGGCTGCTGGGTAACCCATAAAAAACAGAATGCACGCATGTCGCCCGAAATGCTGGATTCCATTATCACGCAGTCAAAAGCAAAAGGATCCTATTTCTTCGGAATTCTTGGTGGGGAACCACTGATGTACAAGCCGCTTCTCGATGTTTTTGAAAAACATTCCGATTGCTATTTTCAGCTGTTTACCAACGGGACATTGCTCACAAAAGATATAGCTGAACGTTTACGCAAATTGGCCAACGTTTCGCCGCTAATTAGTTTTGAAGGCGACAACGAAGTTGCCGATGTACGTCGTGGAGGGAAAAACGTTTACCAAAAGGCACAGGCTGCCATCGATCATTCAACCGACGCAGGATTGATAACAGGTGTGGCGATGAGTGTTTGTAAATCGAACATCGACCTCGCATTTTCAGATGAATTTATTCAATCGCTGATCGACCGTGGCGTACTTTATTTGTGGTACTATATTTATCGGCCTGCAGGACAAAACGCAACCGTTGACCTCTGTCTTTCGGCAGAGCAGATTGAGCAACTTCGCCAATTTATGGTGGATGCTCGCCAGAAATATAACATTGCCATAATTGATGCTTACTGGGATGAGAATGGTAAAGGTTTGTGCCCTGCGGCATCAGGATTAAGTCACCACATTAATGCATCGGGCGATATTGAACCTTGTCCTGTCATTCAGTTTGCCACTAACAATGTGGCCGATAGCGATCTGGAAAGTATTTATCGCAATTCAACTTTCCTGGCCGGATTTAAAACAGAAATACCAAAACTCACCACGGGCTGCATCCTTATGGACGATCCACAGTGGTTGGTTAATTATACAAAACAACACGCCGCAAAAGATACATCGGGGCGGGATAACGAAGCGGAACGTCTGAACCAAATGGTAAAAGTTTCCAGTCATGGTTCGGCAAAACCCGTTCGCGAAAAGAGCTGGGTGTATCGCTTTGCAAAAAAACGGGCATTTTTTGGCTTTGGCGCCTATGGTTAA
- a CDS encoding polyprenyl synthetase family protein, with amino-acid sequence MEKTNGILKVPEQSFVRNKMRKAAANMIEKLELRPPVNILKLEELAADLVREQEISEKFIPFAMVLLGNESWRKTVKATPMNRRLLLLPQCLNDKEKCEGLFDELGLNCAGCKACPIDDLLIEAESKGYANLVAEGTTVAVGLVEEGSIDAVIGVSCMPVLQRSFEPVSNAAVPVIGIPLLFDGCEETRADIKWILDEMRSYQPDEDHQPISVSLLKNQIEGFFTKENIEKYIPGRDKTEQIAQEYILIDGQRIRPLLAALAYLAYSTSKTDELLKPLTLIIECFHKASLIHDDIEDNANQRYNTLTAHEKYGVPQAINAGDFLIGKGYELLSDLDISNEILKNCLRFIARSHIQLTRGQGVDILFNDGKIQLLPDEMIGVFKNKTGEAIKVALLLGAIVGGANKQEQEILEQFADFMGIAYQIRDDLNEYTEQHSAEKTGDYPFLLALLNKHFANQEKETPTNLFEQVAEFRKLIDETDLLEVAKEYLQQYVDYCYAELDKLENSKLRLSLYGVMGKIFKSETTNE; translated from the coding sequence ATGGAAAAAACAAACGGCATATTAAAAGTTCCTGAGCAATCGTTCGTGCGCAACAAAATGCGTAAGGCTGCGGCGAATATGATTGAGAAGCTCGAGCTACGCCCACCGGTAAACATCCTAAAATTGGAAGAACTAGCCGCTGATTTGGTGCGTGAACAGGAAATTTCTGAAAAGTTTATTCCCTTTGCCATGGTTTTGCTTGGTAACGAATCGTGGCGCAAAACGGTAAAAGCCACGCCTATGAACCGCCGGCTTTTGTTGCTCCCACAATGCCTGAACGACAAGGAAAAATGTGAGGGACTATTCGACGAACTGGGACTAAACTGTGCCGGTTGTAAAGCCTGCCCTATCGATGACCTTTTGATTGAAGCCGAATCGAAAGGTTATGCCAACCTGGTAGCCGAAGGAACTACCGTAGCCGTTGGTTTGGTGGAAGAAGGATCGATTGATGCCGTAATTGGCGTGAGTTGTATGCCGGTATTGCAACGGTCGTTCGAGCCGGTATCCAACGCTGCTGTTCCGGTAATTGGCATCCCGCTGCTTTTTGATGGTTGCGAAGAAACGCGGGCCGATATAAAATGGATCCTGGATGAAATGCGTTCGTATCAACCTGATGAAGATCACCAACCCATCTCGGTGTCGTTATTAAAGAACCAAATCGAAGGTTTTTTCACCAAAGAAAACATCGAAAAATATATTCCCGGCCGCGATAAAACAGAACAAATTGCACAGGAATATATTCTTATCGACGGACAGCGGATACGCCCGCTGCTTGCCGCTTTAGCTTACCTGGCCTACTCAACTTCTAAAACCGATGAGCTTCTAAAACCTTTAACACTTATCATCGAGTGTTTCCATAAGGCGTCGCTTATTCACGACGATATTGAAGACAATGCCAACCAGCGTTACAACACGCTTACCGCGCATGAAAAATACGGCGTTCCTCAGGCTATTAATGCCGGCGATTTTCTGATTGGGAAAGGATACGAGTTGTTGAGTGATCTGGATATTTCGAACGAAATCCTGAAAAACTGCCTGCGTTTTATTGCACGCTCGCATATTCAATTGACACGCGGACAAGGCGTCGACATTCTTTTTAACGACGGAAAAATACAGCTGCTACCCGATGAAATGATTGGGGTTTTCAAAAATAAAACCGGCGAAGCCATCAAAGTGGCCTTGTTGCTGGGAGCAATTGTTGGCGGAGCAAACAAACAGGAACAGGAAATACTGGAGCAGTTTGCAGATTTTATGGGAATTGCCTATCAAATTCGCGACGACCTGAATGAATATACAGAACAACACTCAGCCGAAAAAACCGGCGATTATCCCTTCCTGCTGGCTTTGCTGAACAAACATTTTGCAAATCAGGAAAAAGAAACGCCAACGAATTTGTTCGAACAGGTTGCCGAATTCAGAAAGCTGATTGATGAAACCGACCTACTGGAAGTTGCCAAAGAGTACTTACAGCAATACGTTGACTACTGCTATGCTGAACTCGATAAACTGGAAAATTCCAAACTTCGCCTGAGCCTTTATGGCGTTATGGGAAAGATCTTTAAATCAGAAACTACCAATGAGTAA
- a CDS encoding prenyltransferase/squalene oxidase repeat-containing protein — MSKPEKIAIYKKLVRRLSLGFETLSPEIQQEIIDFISSQQHASGGFCDRAGKPDPYYSLFGCWLSVATGQKEEIEQLKAYISKQPATSSTVEELAINLMKTELFPKQKNESRFSLLKKVFSGHNFMDISYRFFLLALTIDATAKSRFVFNLMARVWLPFYKVKENSPCSLVAALCFARFDLGLEYNKYQKLLLEFHQEKAGFRAFETTPFSDTLSTGVALFSLAETNYDLRLITPDCLDFIQMNYLSGAFLSGDGDETRDLEYTFYGLLALGSLVKDELAG, encoded by the coding sequence ATGAGTAAACCAGAGAAAATCGCGATCTATAAAAAACTGGTTCGGCGACTTTCTTTAGGCTTTGAAACTTTATCGCCCGAAATACAACAGGAAATCATTGATTTTATATCGAGTCAGCAACACGCTTCGGGTGGCTTTTGCGACCGTGCCGGAAAACCTGATCCATACTACTCGCTTTTTGGCTGCTGGCTAAGTGTAGCTACCGGACAAAAAGAAGAAATCGAGCAATTAAAAGCATACATTTCGAAACAGCCCGCAACATCAAGTACCGTTGAAGAACTGGCTATCAACCTGATGAAAACGGAGTTGTTCCCGAAACAAAAAAACGAATCACGATTTTCGTTGCTAAAAAAAGTTTTTTCGGGGCATAACTTTATGGATATTTCTTACCGCTTTTTTCTGCTGGCATTAACGATTGATGCAACTGCTAAAAGCCGCTTTGTATTTAACCTGATGGCACGTGTTTGGCTGCCCTTTTACAAAGTGAAAGAAAACTCGCCATGTAGTTTGGTTGCGGCACTTTGTTTCGCCCGATTTGACCTTGGATTGGAGTACAATAAATATCAAAAATTGTTATTGGAATTTCACCAGGAAAAAGCAGGGTTCAGGGCTTTTGAAACCACACCGTTCAGCGATACCTTATCAACCGGAGTGGCACTTTTCTCTTTGGCTGAAACCAATTATGATCTTCGGCTGATCACTCCTGATTGTCTTGATTTTATTCAAATGAATTATCTTTCAGGAGCCTTTCTTTCGGGTGATGGCGACGAAACCCGCGATTTGGAATATACGTTTTATGGTTTGCTGGCTTTGGGAAGCCTTGTAAAGGATGAATTGGCAGGATGA